The following coding sequences are from one Leptolyngbya sp. NIES-3755 window:
- a CDS encoding hypothetical protein (hypothetical protein FJSC11DRAFT_0003;~similar to AA sequence:cyanobase_aa:LBDG_36380), whose protein sequence is MLNISPNDSDAIEEISFPEVESPRSLNRLSLDPPPLNPWRYVKSVDRRPYRGQSFDHAAPLSPLRDRDLEIMAGWFDRVDMSEVEQDIDYHLSLLYPEPPWEEKLDLNFLKDHL, encoded by the coding sequence ATGCTCAATATTTCTCCCAATGATTCTGATGCGATCGAAGAAATCTCTTTCCCAGAAGTTGAGTCTCCTCGATCGCTGAATCGCCTCAGTCTCGATCCACCTCCCCTGAATCCTTGGCGATATGTAAAGTCCGTTGATCGTCGCCCCTATCGAGGACAGTCATTTGATCATGCGGCTCCGTTGTCTCCGTTGCGCGATCGCGATTTGGAAATTATGGCGGGATGGTTCGATCGCGTCGATATGAGCGAAGTTGAACAAGATATTGACTATCATTTATCGCTGCTCTATCCAGAACCCCCGTGGGAAGAAAAGCTAGACCTGAATTTTCTTAAAGATCATCTTTGA
- a CDS encoding hypothetical protein (similar to AA sequence:cyanobase_aa:CYB_1626) codes for MLDFQEFFNACSGLWKTERIYHYMQNGEIERSYTEFQVNPLTDDEKDKILMPSETLQIDRTKNLIFPGFSIAFDTVSETGDRVSMSLKALFVPDAAVTDSSAPKPPMPVAAEVTDDAIQGFYLRDEGYSEGGAIAGRFTYQPSRQTLEMTTHYKRSVAVDQMRFISPDTRLRTIVTYQRPEADQVPTVTTLIGFGVERKS; via the coding sequence ATGCTGGATTTTCAAGAATTCTTCAATGCCTGTTCTGGACTGTGGAAGACCGAGCGCATCTATCACTACATGCAGAATGGCGAAATTGAGCGCTCTTATACAGAGTTTCAGGTCAATCCACTGACCGATGACGAGAAAGATAAGATCCTGATGCCGAGTGAGACTTTGCAAATCGATCGCACCAAAAATCTGATCTTCCCCGGCTTCTCGATCGCATTCGACACCGTTTCAGAAACAGGCGATCGCGTTTCGATGAGTCTCAAAGCCTTATTCGTTCCAGATGCCGCTGTGACTGATTCAAGCGCTCCAAAACCACCGATGCCCGTCGCGGCTGAAGTGACAGACGATGCCATTCAAGGCTTTTATTTGCGAGATGAAGGCTATTCTGAAGGCGGCGCGATCGCAGGACGATTCACTTATCAACCGTCTCGTCAAACTTTGGAAATGACGACGCACTATAAGCGATCGGTTGCAGTCGATCAAATGCGATTCATTTCACCCGATACGCGATTAAGAACGATCGTCACTTATCAACGTCCCGAAGCAGATCAAGTGCCAACGGTAACCACTTTGATCGGTTTTGGGGTAGAACGGAAAAGCTAA
- a CDS encoding hypothetical protein (conserved hypothetical protein;~similar to AA sequence:cyanobase_aa:LBDG_36420), translating into MDTVQTQINALNSKVDTLHQIIEQFGANLAQTLTEIQSGSHTGISRSNFGTTNGRFNYSRTDSTMEHKDVLSDTHTIESSSHSGEKSLSPEIQIQRLTAQLTAAYNRIAALEEQLLAQRVH; encoded by the coding sequence ATGGATACTGTCCAAACCCAGATCAACGCTCTCAATAGCAAGGTAGATACGCTGCACCAGATCATTGAACAATTCGGAGCAAATCTGGCGCAAACCTTAACCGAAATCCAGTCTGGTTCGCACACGGGAATTAGTCGATCGAACTTTGGAACCACCAATGGACGATTCAACTATTCGCGCACCGATTCAACGATGGAACACAAAGACGTTTTATCGGATACACATACGATCGAGTCGTCGAGTCATAGCGGCGAAAAATCCCTTTCCCCAGAGATCCAAATTCAACGCCTCACGGCTCAATTAACCGCTGCATACAATCGCATTGCCGCGCTCGAAGAACAACTTTTAGCGCAACGAGTTCATTAA
- a CDS encoding hypothetical protein (similar to AA sequence:cyanobase_aa:LBDG_07980) yields the protein MQTSQSIVVDLEMTDIEYLELLAQGRNPIQEQSYAQQLICFGFDFTEAKQIAPLLDKQESSIAEKIAVNRALKQVWNRLTKMV from the coding sequence GTGCAGACCTCTCAATCGATCGTGGTTGATCTCGAAATGACCGATATCGAGTATCTGGAATTGTTGGCACAAGGACGAAATCCGATTCAGGAACAATCCTACGCGCAACAATTGATTTGTTTTGGATTTGATTTTACCGAAGCGAAACAAATTGCCCCCTTGTTGGATAAACAAGAGAGTTCGATCGCTGAAAAAATTGCGGTCAATCGTGCCCTAAAACAAGTGTGGAACCGCCTCACTAAAATGGTGTAG
- a CDS encoding spore photoproduct lyase (similar to AA sequence:cyanobase_aa:LBDG_07990): MVVTAPVREVRAPKLWMPDRVLFTPAALDEPWGQQIKERVQGLNLPIEELPRNRLTGLRGEDERETYSISKRTLAVVTAPQSQFKLSPIPPSADWQFHIAEGCPGHCQYCYLAGSLSGPPVIRVYANLPQILDNLGRYERPGAETSYEVSCYTDPLGIEHLTGSLAESIRYFGTREDGYLRWVSKFSNVEGLLDLPHNGHTRCRVSVNANPVSQRLEGGTSSVEERLQALRRLGLEGGYPLGIVIAPIMPIDNWQEHYTQLLDRMSELIDFDCDLTFELISHRFTPGSKEVLMNWYPNTKLDMDEAARVVKRNKFGGMKYVYDAKTMRELRQFFERELAHRFPQGKVLYWT, encoded by the coding sequence ATGGTAGTGACTGCTCCAGTTCGTGAAGTCCGCGCTCCTAAGTTGTGGATGCCCGATCGCGTTTTGTTTACGCCCGCTGCATTGGATGAGCCGTGGGGACAGCAGATTAAGGAGCGCGTTCAGGGTTTGAATTTACCGATCGAAGAGTTGCCGCGCAATCGACTCACCGGATTACGGGGTGAGGATGAGCGTGAGACGTATAGCATTTCTAAGCGTACTTTAGCGGTAGTGACTGCTCCTCAGAGCCAGTTTAAGCTCAGTCCGATTCCTCCTTCTGCGGATTGGCAGTTTCACATTGCAGAGGGGTGTCCGGGACATTGCCAGTATTGTTATCTTGCAGGCAGTTTGTCGGGTCCGCCTGTGATTCGGGTGTATGCGAATCTGCCGCAGATTTTGGACAATTTAGGGCGGTATGAGCGTCCCGGTGCTGAGACGAGCTACGAGGTGAGTTGTTATACTGACCCACTCGGCATTGAGCATTTGACGGGTAGTTTGGCAGAGTCTATTCGCTACTTTGGCACACGCGAGGATGGTTACTTGCGCTGGGTGTCGAAGTTTAGCAATGTCGAAGGCTTGTTAGATTTGCCGCACAATGGACATACTCGCTGTCGGGTGAGCGTGAATGCGAATCCTGTGAGTCAGCGGTTAGAGGGTGGCACGTCTTCGGTTGAGGAGCGGCTTCAAGCGCTGCGACGACTCGGTTTAGAGGGTGGCTATCCGTTGGGGATTGTGATTGCACCGATTATGCCGATCGACAATTGGCAAGAGCATTATACGCAGTTGCTCGATCGCATGTCTGAGTTGATTGATTTTGATTGTGATCTGACATTCGAGTTGATCTCGCACCGATTCACGCCCGGATCGAAGGAAGTGTTGATGAATTGGTATCCGAATACCAAGCTCGATATGGATGAGGCTGCTCGTGTGGTGAAGCGCAATAAGTTTGGGGGCATGAAGTACGTTTACGATGCCAAGACCATGCGCGAGTTGCGTCAGTTCTTTGAGCGCGAGTTAGCGCACCGATTCCCGCAGGGTAAGGTTCTGTATTGGACCTAA
- a CDS encoding hypothetical protein (hypothetical protein Aazo_1334;~similar to AA sequence:cyanobase_aa:LBDG_36390) has product MLDFNALFDYSRSNCVGICTFLVPANLITTSLTLTLTGLDRSRSQVVIAAGIASLFSGIMVLHVLTWFLIGVVMMPTYILLSLGSMCLVTNLVAVFRQPQIRELLRALVRICTRVEQPTTIKFND; this is encoded by the coding sequence ATGCTGGATTTCAATGCTCTGTTTGACTATTCTCGATCGAACTGTGTGGGGATTTGCACGTTTTTGGTTCCCGCTAATTTGATTACGACTTCTTTGACATTGACGTTGACCGGATTAGATCGATCGCGCTCTCAAGTTGTCATCGCGGCTGGAATTGCTTCTTTGTTCTCCGGGATTATGGTGCTGCATGTCCTCACCTGGTTTTTGATTGGCGTGGTGATGATGCCAACTTATATTTTGCTCAGTTTAGGCAGCATGTGTCTTGTGACCAATCTCGTCGCCGTCTTTCGTCAACCACAAATCCGGGAACTGTTACGCGCTTTGGTGAGAATTTGCACTAGAGTAGAACAGCCCACGACGATTAAGTTCAATGACTGA
- a CDS encoding RHS Repeat family protein (similar to AA sequence:cyanobase_aa:LBDG_44050), with amino-acid sequence MQGSTAFTNMSDVFISYSRKDQDAVQKLHYMIEAKGREAWVDWQDILPTAKWWQEIQRGIEGADTFVFVLSPDSIASKVCEQEIDHAVLHHKRIVPIVYREGFEFKLTSNAHQVLKEHNWLYFTDPSKVEQAFQTLLEIMDTDLEEVRLHTRLIVRSVEWENNARNDSFLLRGDDLNLAEQWLKSSDHHLPPTQQQRTYIQKSREVEIANQRILDAGKRAEKMVQFGSVILGGTIAIAAFISFLLWQNRRVNEIDSGSVLALRQFETAQLPALLEAVKQGRNLQSLAPNARRLEDYPTPRPILTLQTMLSRIQERNQLRTESGSVFAIAFSPDSTLMATGGRGFVQISTVQGKKIAQFALPSDRGLAALSFNAEGKEVLTVWSDSSLGRWDLTGKAIAWIPQKVKLVQARFSLDRRSFATVRKDGAAQLWTATGQSKAILKPNLPRSRSPMFRAINFSADGKYLATGGTDGGVTWWNQKGEILPSNHPKLRSYSTTGTIFDLKMTQNQMAIAAEGTIWLRTLNGQVIRQFVGDQSIFTPEGRHLVTGGTDGTIEVWNVANSAPEFRSAHESTLYALAVSPNGRYLATAGIGRTIRVWDLMRQTNAVRASENELLGMTLTRDGAIVAVGKQGKQGTEGTISIWNFDPQRQVQLSSKVPVWSVAISPDGQTIATGDQTGTVRLWNRQGKEMGEFKADSRRILNLKFSPNGEQIATAADQGAKLWSRSGQLQKELEKNVRVYDVSFQANGKQIATTLGATIKLWDRAGNLIRSIPVSQSDANILSVRFTPDQNRIITTGMDGMVNIWTSKGDKLHEFKAHPNNIYGLSLSSDSQQILTSGANGVTRLWTMAGEQLGEWQGNKAEFSQDGQQIVTIDQEGMLRVVDNVKLDRLLTTACDWLKDYLETNPTVSDRERQLCDRGKP; translated from the coding sequence ATGCAAGGGTCTACTGCGTTTACCAATATGAGTGACGTTTTCATCTCGTATTCTCGTAAAGATCAAGATGCTGTGCAAAAACTGCATTACATGATCGAAGCCAAGGGGCGAGAAGCTTGGGTTGATTGGCAAGATATTCTACCCACTGCAAAGTGGTGGCAGGAAATTCAGCGCGGTATCGAAGGTGCAGATACGTTTGTGTTTGTGTTGTCACCCGACTCGATCGCGTCGAAAGTTTGCGAACAAGAAATCGATCACGCTGTTTTACATCACAAGCGGATTGTTCCGATCGTTTATCGTGAAGGCTTTGAATTCAAGCTAACCAGTAATGCACATCAGGTTCTAAAAGAACATAATTGGCTCTATTTCACTGATCCAAGCAAGGTTGAACAAGCGTTTCAGACTTTGCTAGAGATCATGGACACGGACTTAGAAGAAGTTCGGCTGCATACCCGATTGATTGTCCGATCGGTGGAGTGGGAAAACAATGCACGAAACGATAGCTTTCTGCTGCGCGGCGATGATCTCAACCTTGCAGAACAATGGCTAAAATCATCAGATCACCATTTACCGCCGACTCAACAGCAACGAACTTACATTCAGAAAAGCCGAGAAGTCGAGATCGCAAACCAGCGAATTCTCGATGCTGGAAAACGAGCGGAAAAAATGGTTCAGTTTGGCTCAGTCATTCTAGGGGGAACGATTGCGATCGCAGCATTTATCAGTTTCCTACTCTGGCAAAACCGCAGAGTCAATGAGATCGATTCTGGGAGTGTCTTAGCCCTGCGACAATTTGAAACAGCCCAATTGCCTGCACTCCTTGAAGCAGTAAAACAAGGACGCAATCTGCAAAGTCTCGCCCCAAATGCTCGACGGTTAGAAGACTATCCCACTCCGCGTCCGATTCTGACTCTGCAAACGATGTTGAGTCGAATTCAAGAGCGGAATCAACTTCGGACTGAATCGGGTAGCGTTTTTGCGATCGCGTTCAGTCCAGACAGCACCCTCATGGCAACCGGAGGACGAGGATTTGTGCAAATCTCAACCGTTCAGGGGAAAAAGATTGCTCAGTTTGCACTTCCCTCTGATAGAGGACTAGCAGCACTCAGCTTCAATGCTGAAGGAAAAGAAGTGCTTACCGTTTGGAGTGACAGCAGCCTTGGACGTTGGGATTTAACTGGAAAAGCGATCGCCTGGATACCTCAAAAGGTAAAACTTGTGCAAGCCCGATTTAGTTTAGATCGTCGATCGTTTGCAACCGTTCGCAAAGATGGAGCCGCGCAGCTTTGGACAGCGACAGGGCAATCAAAAGCAATTCTTAAGCCGAATCTTCCTCGATCTCGGTCTCCGATGTTTCGAGCAATCAACTTCAGCGCAGATGGAAAATATCTGGCAACGGGTGGAACAGATGGCGGTGTGACTTGGTGGAATCAAAAAGGCGAAATTTTGCCAAGCAATCATCCAAAATTACGCAGTTATTCAACGACTGGAACCATTTTCGATTTAAAGATGACTCAGAACCAAATGGCGATCGCAGCAGAGGGAACAATTTGGCTCAGAACCTTGAATGGACAAGTCATTCGACAGTTTGTTGGCGATCAGTCCATCTTTACTCCAGAAGGTCGGCACTTAGTCACCGGAGGAACAGACGGCACGATCGAGGTTTGGAATGTTGCGAACTCTGCACCTGAATTTCGCTCGGCTCATGAATCGACGCTCTACGCCCTTGCGGTCAGTCCAAATGGGCGATATCTTGCGACTGCGGGCATCGGTCGAACGATTCGTGTCTGGGATCTGATGCGACAAACTAATGCCGTGAGAGCGTCTGAGAATGAACTATTGGGCATGACGCTGACTCGCGATGGCGCGATCGTGGCGGTGGGCAAACAGGGCAAGCAGGGAACAGAGGGAACGATATCGATCTGGAATTTCGATCCACAGCGTCAAGTGCAACTCAGTTCTAAAGTTCCAGTGTGGAGTGTGGCGATTAGCCCGGACGGACAAACGATCGCAACCGGAGATCAAACAGGAACGGTGAGATTGTGGAACCGTCAAGGAAAGGAAATGGGTGAGTTTAAGGCAGACTCTCGGCGGATTTTGAATCTGAAATTTAGCCCGAACGGAGAACAGATTGCGACGGCTGCGGATCAGGGTGCAAAACTTTGGAGCCGATCGGGACAACTCCAGAAAGAGTTAGAGAAAAATGTCCGCGTCTATGATGTGAGCTTTCAAGCAAATGGCAAACAGATTGCAACGACGCTCGGAGCCACAATCAAGCTTTGGGACAGGGCGGGAAATTTAATTCGATCGATTCCTGTGAGTCAGTCTGATGCCAATATTCTCAGTGTTCGATTCACGCCTGACCAAAATCGAATCATTACAACGGGAATGGATGGAATGGTGAATATCTGGACATCCAAAGGCGACAAACTGCACGAGTTCAAAGCGCATCCGAATAACATTTACGGATTGAGCCTTAGTTCTGATAGTCAGCAAATCCTAACCAGCGGCGCGAATGGTGTGACTCGCCTCTGGACAATGGCTGGAGAGCAACTGGGAGAATGGCAAGGCAATAAGGCGGAGTTCAGTCAAGATGGACAGCAGATTGTGACAATCGATCAAGAAGGAATGCTGCGAGTGGTTGATAATGTCAAACTCGATCGATTACTCACAACCGCTTGTGATTGGCTAAAAGATTATCTTGAGACCAATCCGACGGTGAGCGATCGAGAGCGGCAACTCTGCGATCGCGGCAAACCTTAG
- a CDS encoding hypothetical protein (similar to AA sequence:cyanobase_aa:LBDG_36410): MSSAIAIYTQETKARSWLDRYKGKQPHFACVLGFTETGLIPGISAAGATPNDRQFTAIADAEFLVNGVQPNPKFPLPPLYVGTSPVYISRAIVEALEIPVTVFNAGLPRSPSISAIDLQGTPARCVSTGKAIDLQIVQHLFNQGLKWGEKLAQTADYLILGECVVGGTTTALAVLTGLGIDAIGKVNSSHSICNHAQKWELVQQGLSQPITDPFSVVAAVGDPMQITVAGMAIAASRSCGVLLAGGTQMLAVYALIQAIQASDQIVVGTTRWVAEDPTGDTVGLAKTLKDATLIATRLNFADSQWTQLQAYERGFVKEGVGAGGCAIAASMFRDWGQTELLDAIEQLITKSELMNSLR, from the coding sequence ATGAGTAGCGCGATCGCAATTTACACACAAGAAACGAAAGCACGATCGTGGCTCGATCGATACAAAGGCAAGCAGCCGCATTTTGCTTGTGTTTTAGGATTTACAGAAACCGGATTAATCCCAGGAATTTCAGCAGCCGGGGCAACTCCAAACGATCGACAATTTACCGCGATCGCAGATGCAGAATTTTTAGTCAACGGAGTGCAACCGAATCCGAAATTTCCATTGCCGCCGCTGTATGTTGGAACTTCTCCGGTTTATATTTCTCGTGCGATCGTAGAAGCGCTAGAGATTCCAGTTACCGTATTTAATGCTGGATTACCGCGATCGCCATCTATTTCTGCGATCGATTTACAAGGCACTCCGGCTCGATGTGTCAGCACTGGGAAAGCGATCGATCTTCAGATTGTTCAACATCTCTTTAATCAAGGCTTGAAATGGGGTGAAAAACTCGCTCAAACCGCTGATTATCTAATTCTGGGTGAATGTGTAGTCGGTGGAACAACAACCGCTCTAGCCGTTTTAACCGGGCTTGGAATTGATGCGATCGGCAAAGTGAACAGCAGTCATTCGATTTGCAATCACGCCCAAAAATGGGAACTCGTACAGCAAGGACTATCTCAGCCAATCACTGATCCGTTTTCAGTCGTGGCAGCAGTGGGTGATCCGATGCAAATTACGGTTGCAGGAATGGCGATCGCAGCGAGTCGATCGTGTGGCGTTTTACTCGCAGGCGGAACCCAAATGTTAGCTGTGTATGCGTTAATCCAAGCGATTCAAGCTTCGGATCAAATAGTCGTCGGAACGACTCGCTGGGTGGCAGAAGATCCGACGGGAGACACAGTTGGACTCGCAAAAACTTTGAAAGATGCGACCCTGATTGCAACCCGATTAAACTTTGCTGATTCGCAATGGACTCAGCTACAAGCTTATGAGCGCGGGTTTGTTAAAGAAGGAGTCGGTGCGGGAGGATGCGCGATCGCGGCTTCGATGTTTCGAGACTGGGGACAGACTGAATTATTAGACGCGATCGAACAGTTAATAACCAAATCTGAGTTAATGAACTCGTTGCGCTAA
- a CDS encoding hypothetical protein (hypothetical protein Aazo_3420;~similar to AA sequence:cyanobase_aa:LBDG_36400) codes for MTELPKDDRQIDPATLDEEWIPDADPEPDLAEQPPVRRRVDPDSPIIMVETAFLASAASLVWLVNTYFPMGPFLQIFFPIPIALIYLRWGSRAAWMGCAIAGLLLSVLMAPVRSIQYVMPYGFMGVLLGALWYRRVKWYFSIPLGTLLGVLGAFFRVWLVSILLGDDLWQYGTIQVTNFLDWIFSLLGLLIQPSLEIIQLFVFLSIIAVNTVYLFVVHLVAWFLFDRLNNPIPRPPHWVEVIFDNE; via the coding sequence ATGACTGAATTGCCCAAGGACGATCGACAGATTGATCCCGCTACCCTTGATGAAGAATGGATTCCTGATGCCGATCCAGAACCGGATTTAGCAGAACAGCCTCCGGTGCGTCGTCGTGTCGATCCAGATAGTCCGATCATCATGGTGGAAACGGCATTTTTGGCGAGTGCTGCCAGTCTAGTGTGGCTGGTCAATACTTATTTTCCGATGGGTCCGTTTCTGCAAATCTTTTTCCCGATTCCGATCGCGTTAATTTATCTGCGATGGGGCAGTCGAGCGGCTTGGATGGGATGCGCGATCGCGGGATTGTTACTTTCGGTGCTAATGGCTCCCGTTCGGAGCATTCAATATGTGATGCCGTATGGATTCATGGGCGTGTTGCTCGGTGCGCTTTGGTATCGTCGCGTCAAGTGGTATTTTTCAATTCCGCTTGGGACTTTGCTGGGTGTGTTGGGCGCATTCTTCCGAGTGTGGCTAGTTTCGATTCTGTTGGGCGATGATTTGTGGCAGTATGGAACGATTCAAGTCACGAATTTTTTGGATTGGATTTTCTCCCTGTTGGGATTGTTGATTCAGCCCTCGTTAGAAATCATTCAACTGTTTGTGTTTCTATCGATTATTGCGGTGAATACCGTCTATCTGTTTGTGGTGCATTTAGTTGCTTGGTTCTTGTTCGATCGCTTAAATAATCCGATTCCCCGTCCGCCTCATTGGGTTGAAGTGATTTTTGATAATGAGTAG